The Aeoliella mucimassa genome includes the window ACTCATTCAGGCCCACGCAGCAGTGGTTAGCCTGTTTGTCTCCCGCGGTTTTGCCGAGGCTCCACTCAATCATTCCGTACCGGCCGAAGGGGTCGCCATCGAATTGGCCACGCCATCGACGCTTACTCCCGAGCAGAAACAGGAACTACTGTCGGCATCGCTTGATTTCGATCGCTTGTACATTCCCGCACTTGCGCTCACCAATGAGGAAAAAGCCAAACCAGCGGCCAAAGCGATCGAACGCTTGTTGCAAGCTTACCCCGACCTGATCGGACGGGTTCGCACGACGCTCAATGCTCCCGTCGTGAGTGAAGACCCTGTGCTACAAGCCATTGAACGGGCGGCCGAACTCGTTGCTTCCGGCGAGCCAAAGCAAGCGCACGAAGCGCTCGAGCCGATTCGCGACCTTACGACACAGCGCCGGGAACAGCTTGGTGTCGACTACGCGATCGATGCCCTCAACCACTACCACGAAATCATGGAAGAGATCGTGAAGCCCGCTATGTCAATGAAGGCAGCCGATGTCGATGCCCACTATAAAGTGGAGCTAAAGCAGATGGCTCTTGCTGCCTCCGACTCGTGGGCGGTTGTCGAGCAAACCGATTTCGATGCAGAGCTGTTTGGGCTCGACACCGAGGCCATCGAAGCGCTCGACACGAAGATTGCTCAAGAGCGGGCTGCGATAACGAAGCTCAACCGGGCGTTGGCTCGCGACGACGCCAAGTCGATCCTCAAGGCGGCCAAGGGACTCAAGCCTCCGTTCGCGAAGATCTACAAGTCGTTTGGCGATTTCGAAGGACTGCAACCCGCCGCATCGCGACGCTAGAATGCGAGGGAGCGACGTACTGTCCTTCCCACCAACATTCTGGCAGCCATGAATACCACGACCGAAGTGATGTCGGCCTTGCAAGCGGCTGGTGCCGAGCAAACGCGTCGCACCTACGCCCGCCATGGTTGCAACATCGATTGCTTCGGAGTGCAAATCGGTCAGCTAAAGAAGATTGCCAAGCAGATCAAAGGCAATCATTCGCTGGCGATCGAGTTGTACGAAACGGGTAACTCCGACGCCATGTACCTGGCTGGCATGGTGGTCGAACCACCGCAAATGACCAAAAAGCAGCTAGACTCCTGGGTGAAGGCTGCTGGTTGGGGCATGATCGGCGAATATGCTGTAGCACCGGTGGCGGCCGAGAGCCCTCACGGGCGGTCGCTTGCGTTGAAGTGGATGAAGTCGAAGCAGCCGTTGATAGCAGCAACCGGTTGGACCACCTACGCGCTGCTGCTGGCTACGTTGCCAGATGATCAGCTTGATCTCAGCGAGGTGACCGAGCGAGTCGATACGGTTGTCGAGCAAATCGATACCGCTCCCAACGGGGTGCGATACGCGATGAATAATTTCGTGATTTGCGTGGGGTGCTACGTCAAACCGCTGCTGAAATCGGCCAAAGCGGCGGCAAAACGCCTGGGGAAGGTCGAAGTCGACATGGGCGACACCAGCTGCAAGGTACCGCTGGCTACCGAGGCGATTGCCAAGGTAGAATCAATGGACCGGGTCGGCAAGAAACGCAAGTCGGCTCGTTGTTAGATTGCCTGTTGTCGCCTTCGTTTCCACATCCAGAGTCTCGATTTTCCTATGCTTGCTGCCCGTGTGATACCGTGTCTCGATGTGAACCAAGGCCGAGTCGTGAAAGGCACGAACTTCGTGAACCTTCGCGACGCTGGTGATCCGGTGGAAGTGGCCGCCCGGTACGAAGCCGAAGGGGCCGACGAGTTGGTGTTTCTCGACATCACTGCCAGCCACGAAGCGCGGGCGATCACTCTCGACATGGTGCGTCGTACCGCGGAGCGGGTGTTCATGCCATTCACGGTCGGCGGTGGCATCCGCACGCTGGCCGACGCCAAGGCGTTGATTACCGCCGGGGCCGAGAAGGTGAGCATCAACTCGGCTGCGGTCAAAACGCCGGAGCTGGTTAGCGAGGTCTCTCGCTGGTTTGGTAGCTGTGCGACTGTGGTGAACATCGACCCCAAACGCATCGTCGGCGAGGATGGCCGTGAGCGGTGGGAAGTACACATCAACGGCGGTCGCTTGCCGACTGGTCTCGAAGCCGTGGAGTGGGCGCAGCGGGTCGAGGAACTCGGCGCCGGCGAGATCGTGCTGACCAGCATGGACTGCGATGGCACCAAAGATGGCTATGATCTCGAGATCACCCGCGCGGTGAGCGAAGCGGTTACCATTCCGGTGGTCGCCAGCGGAGGTGCCGGCAAGCCCGAGCACCTGGCCGACGCCATTCTCGAAGGCAAAGCCGACGCAGCACTGGCTGCGAGCATCTTTCACTTCGGCGAGTACACCATCGAAGAAACCAAGCAAGTGATGGCCGAACGAGGCATTCCGGTTCGCATGCTGGTGTAAGTGCAAATGGCTCCACGCGAGGGCTTTCCCGCGTTGATCGCTTAGGGGGAGTTTCTGGAGTTGCTGATTCGGAAGTAATCGAAATCAGCCTGCCCGCCTGGCTCTTCGGTTGCGACATTAAACAGCCCGAACCGATAGCCCATGAAGTGGGTGAGCGTGTAGGTCATGTGTAGTTGGTTGCCGATGGGGTGCCAGGTGTCGCCGTCGAGGCTGTAGAAGAATCGGGCGAGGTCGGCCTGCTGGCGGAAGTCGCACTCGGCTCGCAGGTAAACTCGCGACTGCTCGAGCGGCACTTGCTCTACGACTTCCGGCTTGCTCGTTTCGGCGTTGATCATCACCAGTTGCTTGCCGTGGTCGGTGGCTTCGACACCCACGAGTCCGTAGTTGCTCTGAAGCAGGATCAGCCCCGCCATATCTCCCGGCTTCAGCCCCGATACGTCGAGGGCAATCTCGCCGGTGCACTCGGGGCCAATGGTGCGTTGGGTCAACGTATTGCGGGCGGAGAGCACGCTCTCGTCCACGCGGCTGGTAGTGGTTCGCAGGTAGCCTGGGCGAGCCGTTAGCGACCAGTTGGAGTCATCAGGATTGTGGTTCCATTGCCACACCGGTGATAGCTTCGCTGATTCGCTCGCGGTGAACTCATCGGAGTCGACAATGCCAGGAATCAGCCCTTCGCTCGCTGGCAGCGGTAGCTCCATCGGCACTTTGCCATCGTTTCCGATCACTGGCCAACCATCTTGCCAGGTGACCGGAACCAGGTAGGGAATGCGCCCGACCGAGCCATGATCCTGAAACAGGTAGGCGTACCAGTCGCCATCGGGGGTGTCGATCAGTCCCCCTTGGGCGACTCCCTTGTCTTGCAAAGCGAGTCGTCCCTCGTACGGGCCAGTGATCTTGTCGGCGCGGTGTACCACCACGGTACGCATGCCGCCGCGGGGCCAGGTGATGTGGAACAAGTAGTACTTGTCGTTCACCTTGAACAGTTGGCTCCCTTCGGCCCGCAGCATGATGTTGTCGCCGGCCGGCGCGCTAGCGTTGCGAATCACCACCTGATTCACCCCGTCGGGCTGGAGGCCGGTCAGGTCGTCCTTGAGTTCCACGATTTTGATCTCGCCGGCACCGTACAGCATGTAAGCCTTGCCATCGTCGTCGAAGAACAACGTGTGGTCGTGCAACATCGGGCGGAAGCTCCGCTTCTGCCACGGCCCGTGATCTACGTCGCGAGTGGAATAAATGTAGGTCTTGCCGGTGGTGTTCGAAAACGTCGACGCGTAGAACACTCCGTCGTGATACCGCAAGCTGCTCGCCCACGAACCCCGCCCGTAGCTATGCTTGCCGTTGTTCAGGTTCAGCTCGTCGACATCGTCGAGCACATCGTACGCGTAACTTGCGAGGCTCCAGTTGACGAGGTCTTTCGACTTCATGATAGGCAGCCCCGGGCTCATGTGCATCGTAGTGCTGCTCATGTAGTACGTGTCGTCGACACGCATGATCGAAATGTCCGGCACATCGGCGTGGATGATCGGGTTACGTGCTGTCTGGGCGTCGACGCGCGGGCCAGCGGCCATGCTCGCAAGCAAGAGAACAGTAAACGACGCAGCGAGAAGCTTCGAGGTGCCAAGCATAATAAGATCGAGAGAGAAGGGGAGGGAAATTCGCGTCCACTACTATTAACGGTACACTGCCCAGCGCGTGAACACAATCGACAAGCCGACCAGCAGCATCAGATGCAGCGTGCACGGCTCCGGCACGCTGGCGGCGGCGATTCCGGTCGACGTGCCGACCCCAAAGTTGGCTTTCCACAGGTCGTAGTCGCCGAAGTCGACCCCCGCCAGTCCGTCGCCAGCATTGTTGATCGCCGACTCGTCGGCCGCGCCGAGGTGGTCGCGCCACACGGTGTAGTCGGCCAAGTTCACGAGTCCATCGCCATTGAAGTCACCAGGCAGGGCATCGGGCGTCCAGATGGCGATGCCCTCCGCGCTACCGGAGTCCAACACGAACAGAAACGCGACCTGCCCCAGGTTGTTGAGTCCCGCAAGCGTAGCGTCGGGAAACTGCGTAGGGCTCACCAGCGGCGTGCCCGAGAACTCGAGCCCGGTGACTTCTTCGCCGGCCAGGTCGTCGCCGGTTTCGACGATGGTGCTCAGCCCGGTGCTCTCGGAGTAGTGATACAGCCCCCGTCCACTGACCGAGCCATTGCGAGTGTTCGAGAGTTCGGCCATGAACACTAAATCGCCCGATTCGTTGATCGTCGCCGAGTTGTCGAAGAATCGGCGGAAGTATCTCCCCCCGCGCGGTACGAGCGTGTCTTCGAGTGCGACGAGTGTAAGTTCATCGACATCGGCGGTGTAGACGCCCGACAGCGCATCGAGTCCCCCCCCGATAAACTCGGTAGTGAATCCAACCGTATCGTCGTCGCTGATGCCGAACACCCGAATCTCATCAGCGGCCGTGGGACTACCAGGCAGCAGCCCGGGTGCGATGAGTTCGATGCCGTTGTCGCCGGCCAGGAATACCCCGTCGCGGAGCACGCCTGGCTGCGAGTACTCGGCCACGAAGGCCACGTTCTGCGAATTGCCAATAAACGTGGCCGGGCCGAGCAGCGACTCGATGGTGGTCGATCCGTCGTTGGCAACGTCCTCTTGTCGCACTAGCTCTTCGAGGTTCGAACCGACGACGCGGAGCAGCGATTCGATATCGGTCGAGCTACCTTGCTCCACGGTGGCAAACGTAGCGACGTCGCCGACCCTGTTTTGAGTCGAGCCGAATCCAAGCCTGCCAAAGGTGCCGCCACGCGGAGCGGTGTCGCCTTGCAAAGCGAGCGTCGTCGTGTTCTGGCCGCGGAGCTGGCGGTAGAGTCCCTGCTCGGCGTTGGTGCCATCGTATATCGCGGAGTAGATGAGGTCGCCATCGTAGTTGTAGCCGGTCGCGGTCAGTCGGAAGAGGCTGTTATTGCCGGTGGGGCTCGCGCTGTAGAGCGGCACGTGCGGAGCAATCGTCGAACCGTTGCCACGAAAGCCATGCAGCAGGAATCCGGCCCCTTGCGTCACCCCGGTTACGCCCGACACAAAGCTATGGTTGTCGAGACTCGCGATGGTCGGCTGAAAGCCGATGACCGTTTCGCCCAGGTAGGTATCGCCAGTGCGCAGGATGTTCACCAGCCCTCCGCTGTCGCGGCGGAAGAAACCGATGTCGTCGGACGAGCCTGCGTTGGTGCCCGAAAGCTGACTGAGAAACGACACCTGCCCCAGATCGTTCAACGCCGGCGCGGCAAACAGGGCGAGCGACCCGTTACCATCCGGCGAGGCATCGCCCGCCAACGCGGCCACCTCGAACTCGGCCCACGAGACCTGCGGAACGATCGCCAGCAAACCACCAATCAACCACCGCCAGCAAGCTGTCATCGCTGTTCTCCCCGTGTTCTAGAAGCCTGTCGAGCGTCGCGAGTGTACCAAACATGATACAGGCAATCCGCAAATCCAGCCAATGAAAGGGAGGCCATCGGCGGCATCCCCCGTCCATATGCCGGTGTGACAGGGCGTCGCAACGATTTGCCCCCATCACTTGTCTATGCTCCCTTATTACTTCAGCCTTCCCTGGTCACCCTGGTCAAGCTCGATCTCTCCCCGGTTTCGGTTATACTCGTAGCGGGTTCCTATTCCATTCACGCGGCCGTATCGAAACGTCTCAGGGGGTGCTTCTCATGCCACGCCACGCCACGATTGCGCTGGTTGTCCTGTTGTGTCTGCCGACTGTTGGCCGGGGAGAGATCACGTGGAGCGGGGACGTGGACCCGAGCGATCCGACGACTTGGACGAGTAGCACGACCGCTTATCTCGGCGACGGAGATGATGGCACGTTGTCTCTAGACGGAGATAGTGATCTCTTAACCTGGAATGTCTACATGGGATACCAGTCTGGCTCTTCTGGCCAAGCGACGGTGGATGGCGTCGGCACAAGCTGGAGCGGCAGTGGTCGTTTTCAGATTGGTAGATACGGCGACGGTTCTCTTTCCATCACGGATAGTGGCAGCGTGAGTTTTGGGAGAGTAGAGCTCGGTGTCTATGCAGGCTCGACGGGGCAGGTCACTGTTTCAGGGGCCGGTTCAACACTTACGAATACTATTCTTGAGGTAGGTATTCAAGGCGAAAGTGTTTTATCGGTCAACAGTGGTGGGCAAGTTCAGAGCATGAATGGTTACTTGCTTGAGCATGGTCAAGCAAACATAGAAGGCCCCGGTTCAGCTTGGATCAACAACGCACTCTATGTCGACGGCATACTTTCCGTTACCAACGCGGGATATATAAGCTGCTTATCCGGTTACATAAGTGGGGGGCCAGAGGAAGCTGGGGTAGTCGAACTCAAGGGGGCTGGTACCCTTTGGTCGAATCGTGGATGGCTGACGGTCGGAGATCGTGGGGCGGGAACTCTGACGATTGCCGATGATGCTTCCCTAATCGCCAATGCTTCCTCCGGTCGCCTGGATATTGGAACTTATGGTGGTAGCGGATCCCTATTCGTAACCAGCGGAGGAACCTTGAGTAGTGGTTCGATGAGATTAGCATCGCATGCTAATTCCAGTGGCCAAGCCACCATTGATGGCGCAACGTCGTCAATGACGATCAGTGGTTCCCTGTCCGTGGGGGTGGCTGGTGATGCAACGCTTTCAATTCTGAACGATGCGACTGTAAATGTGGCTGGACTAACTTCAGTAGCTTCTTCGTCCGATGTGCAGGGGGAAATTCGCTTTGCGAATGGTACGCTCATCACCCACGGCTTGTTAGCTTCTTCGGAAGAGTTGACCGGTCAAGGCGCAATCTACACAAACGGACTGGTCAGCGATTTCAATCTCCAATTCGATTCATCCCACGGGATGAAGAAGTCATTTCTTCTGCAAACACTTCCAGGGCAAGACATAACTATCGA containing:
- a CDS encoding DNA alkylation repair protein — translated: MNTTTEVMSALQAAGAEQTRRTYARHGCNIDCFGVQIGQLKKIAKQIKGNHSLAIELYETGNSDAMYLAGMVVEPPQMTKKQLDSWVKAAGWGMIGEYAVAPVAAESPHGRSLALKWMKSKQPLIAATGWTTYALLLATLPDDQLDLSEVTERVDTVVEQIDTAPNGVRYAMNNFVICVGCYVKPLLKSAKAAAKRLGKVEVDMGDTSCKVPLATEAIAKVESMDRVGKKRKSARC
- the hisF gene encoding imidazole glycerol phosphate synthase subunit HisF gives rise to the protein MLAARVIPCLDVNQGRVVKGTNFVNLRDAGDPVEVAARYEAEGADELVFLDITASHEARAITLDMVRRTAERVFMPFTVGGGIRTLADAKALITAGAEKVSINSAAVKTPELVSEVSRWFGSCATVVNIDPKRIVGEDGRERWEVHINGGRLPTGLEAVEWAQRVEELGAGEIVLTSMDCDGTKDGYDLEITRAVSEAVTIPVVASGGAGKPEHLADAILEGKADAALAASIFHFGEYTIEETKQVMAERGIPVRMLV
- a CDS encoding glycoside hydrolase family 43 protein is translated as MLGTSKLLAASFTVLLLASMAAGPRVDAQTARNPIIHADVPDISIMRVDDTYYMSSTTMHMSPGLPIMKSKDLVNWSLASYAYDVLDDVDELNLNNGKHSYGRGSWASSLRYHDGVFYASTFSNTTGKTYIYSTRDVDHGPWQKRSFRPMLHDHTLFFDDDGKAYMLYGAGEIKIVELKDDLTGLQPDGVNQVVIRNASAPAGDNIMLRAEGSQLFKVNDKYYLFHITWPRGGMRTVVVHRADKITGPYEGRLALQDKGVAQGGLIDTPDGDWYAYLFQDHGSVGRIPYLVPVTWQDGWPVIGNDGKVPMELPLPASEGLIPGIVDSDEFTASESAKLSPVWQWNHNPDDSNWSLTARPGYLRTTTSRVDESVLSARNTLTQRTIGPECTGEIALDVSGLKPGDMAGLILLQSNYGLVGVEATDHGKQLVMINAETSKPEVVEQVPLEQSRVYLRAECDFRQQADLARFFYSLDGDTWHPIGNQLHMTYTLTHFMGYRFGLFNVATEEPGGQADFDYFRISNSRNSP
- a CDS encoding DUF7453 family protein, whose product is MTACWRWLIGGLLAIVPQVSWAEFEVAALAGDASPDGNGSLALFAAPALNDLGQVSFLSQLSGTNAGSSDDIGFFRRDSGGLVNILRTGDTYLGETVIGFQPTIASLDNHSFVSGVTGVTQGAGFLLHGFRGNGSTIAPHVPLYSASPTGNNSLFRLTATGYNYDGDLIYSAIYDGTNAEQGLYRQLRGQNTTTLALQGDTAPRGGTFGRLGFGSTQNRVGDVATFATVEQGSSTDIESLLRVVGSNLEELVRQEDVANDGSTTIESLLGPATFIGNSQNVAFVAEYSQPGVLRDGVFLAGDNGIELIAPGLLPGSPTAADEIRVFGISDDDTVGFTTEFIGGGLDALSGVYTADVDELTLVALEDTLVPRGGRYFRRFFDNSATINESGDLVFMAELSNTRNGSVSGRGLYHYSESTGLSTIVETGDDLAGEEVTGLEFSGTPLVSPTQFPDATLAGLNNLGQVAFLFVLDSGSAEGIAIWTPDALPGDFNGDGLVNLADYTVWRDHLGAADESAINNAGDGLAGVDFGDYDLWKANFGVGTSTGIAAASVPEPCTLHLMLLVGLSIVFTRWAVYR